The Chryseolinea soli genome contains a region encoding:
- a CDS encoding Crp/Fnr family transcriptional regulator: MYDVLIKYLNGFTATPLKGWEIDLIQSIFTPKKFRKRQYFLQEGEVCKITAFIVKGAMRKYRVGEKGEEHVIRLYLENWWASDRESLIKETPSSYYIDAWEDTECLVVTRADLSDLVDRIPVMTKWILTLDNNHAIAAQKRIEAAISLSSGDRLHHFEENYPEFLQRFPQHIIASYLGINRETLSRIRARAAKK, from the coding sequence ATGTATGACGTCCTGATCAAATATCTTAATGGTTTCACGGCGACTCCTCTGAAAGGATGGGAAATTGATTTGATCCAAAGCATCTTCACACCAAAGAAATTCAGGAAGAGGCAATACTTCTTGCAAGAGGGTGAGGTTTGCAAGATCACGGCCTTCATTGTGAAAGGTGCCATGCGCAAGTACCGTGTTGGTGAAAAAGGTGAGGAACATGTTATCCGGTTATACCTGGAAAACTGGTGGGCGTCGGACCGGGAAAGTCTGATAAAAGAAACTCCGTCAAGCTATTATATTGACGCCTGGGAAGACACCGAGTGCCTGGTGGTGACCAGGGCTGATTTATCCGACTTGGTGGATCGTATTCCAGTGATGACGAAATGGATATTAACACTTGATAACAACCATGCGATAGCTGCACAAAAAAGAATTGAAGCCGCCATCAGCTTATCATCCGGAGACCGCCTTCACCACTTTGAAGAAAACTACCCTGAATTCCTACAGCGCTTTCCTCAGCACATCATTGCGTCTTACCTAGGCATCAACCGTGAAACACTTAGCCGTATCAGGGCACGCGCTGCCAAAAAGTAA
- a CDS encoding nuclear transport factor 2 family protein, with translation MMNSKNLLLEYLDAFSTPAKAAALFAPDGVLETPYLQTINMQPRLEGPREIEKFLASLMEMVPDWKFSNIRLLMADNDQVVAEYEVHAMATHTNRPFDQLFFGRLVKDEHGKIKLLREAQNLVCTARALLKNGVDDIPRT, from the coding sequence ATGATGAATAGCAAAAATCTTTTGTTGGAATATCTGGATGCTTTTTCTACGCCTGCCAAAGCAGCGGCGTTGTTTGCTCCCGACGGAGTCTTGGAAACTCCTTATCTGCAAACCATAAATATGCAGCCCCGGTTGGAAGGGCCAAGAGAAATTGAAAAGTTCTTGGCCTCGCTGATGGAGATGGTGCCGGATTGGAAATTCTCAAACATCAGATTATTGATGGCAGATAATGACCAGGTTGTTGCAGAATATGAAGTCCATGCCATGGCAACCCATACCAATCGGCCGTTTGATCAGTTGTTTTTTGGGAGGCTTGTAAAAGACGAACACGGCAAAATTAAACTGTTGCGGGAGGCACAAAATCTGGTGTGCACGGCACGGGCCTTGTTAAAAAATGGAGTGGACGATATTCCAAGAACGTGA
- a CDS encoding sigma 54-interacting transcriptional regulator, with product MSLKVLIVEDQFLEADSLSIILKKEGYEIYGIAKSVEEAIELMEKNKPDVVLVDVFLKGNLSGIDLARTLDKKNIPFIYLTANSNSITMEEALATKPFGFLIKPFREREILMALNIAIYRHRKGVEFTSSQQHWLSQLLQDIKEMNGAKSEKVQSLVKALTSFLPFDFVVVDTDINKPESAVYRYQRIGFDEYLLFDSSRDLDSNGQQWPSLMETRKKNREKRTPFYLNGVRYREHCKTNAAEGKIMEIKGFESMLWAPLLKHWDVDMSLAFYCYNTDAYSSEHIELIESVQELLAAVIDSVRKSEDDRHSPQKPLRTKHPGQLLKPELEGIIGRSPKMLEALDKVSQVAPFDNTVLVMGETGVGKEGLVKALHQLSNRRGKPFVKVNCAAMPVSLVESELFGHEKGAFTGSVETRLGKFELANGGTLFLDEIGELPLEVQSKLLRAIQEKEIERVGGRTTIKTDVRIIAATNRDLLQEIADGNFRLDLYYRLNVFPITLVPLRERKQDIPALASHFLKIMGKASGKDITLSASALKQLHNYSWPGNIRELQHLIERHVLLAKSSVIDSFEMPEQLPGASFSQSSDPKIKTFDEMDKEHIISALRRCNGKISGQGGAGHLLQLRPTTLRSKMKRLGITWPIK from the coding sequence ATGTCACTCAAAGTTTTGATCGTCGAAGACCAATTTCTCGAAGCCGACAGTCTTAGCATTATCCTGAAAAAGGAAGGATATGAAATCTATGGTATTGCCAAATCTGTTGAAGAAGCTATTGAGCTGATGGAGAAAAATAAACCTGATGTTGTTCTGGTCGATGTTTTTTTAAAGGGGAACCTTTCGGGTATTGATCTGGCCCGAACACTTGATAAGAAAAATATTCCTTTTATTTATCTGACAGCCAATTCCAATTCCATTACCATGGAGGAAGCGTTGGCGACAAAACCATTTGGGTTTCTCATCAAACCTTTTCGCGAACGTGAGATTCTGATGGCCCTTAACATAGCGATATATCGTCACCGAAAAGGTGTCGAGTTCACATCCTCACAACAGCATTGGCTAAGCCAGCTGCTGCAGGATATTAAAGAAATGAACGGTGCAAAATCAGAAAAAGTACAGTCTCTGGTTAAGGCATTAACGTCATTTCTGCCGTTCGATTTCGTCGTGGTAGACACTGATATCAATAAACCTGAAAGTGCTGTATATCGGTATCAACGGATTGGGTTTGATGAATACCTTCTGTTTGACTCATCCCGAGATCTTGATAGTAATGGTCAGCAATGGCCGAGTCTCATGGAGACGCGAAAGAAAAATAGGGAAAAGCGAACGCCTTTCTATCTAAACGGTGTAAGATATCGGGAGCATTGCAAGACCAATGCAGCAGAAGGAAAGATCATGGAGATTAAAGGCTTTGAATCGATGTTGTGGGCACCACTGTTGAAGCACTGGGACGTCGACATGTCGCTTGCATTTTATTGCTATAATACCGATGCCTATTCCTCGGAACATATTGAATTGATTGAATCCGTCCAGGAACTTCTGGCCGCTGTCATTGATAGTGTCAGGAAAAGTGAAGATGACCGGCATTCGCCACAAAAGCCGCTGCGTACAAAGCATCCGGGCCAGCTATTGAAACCCGAACTGGAGGGAATCATTGGCAGAAGTCCCAAGATGCTCGAGGCCCTTGACAAAGTATCGCAAGTTGCACCGTTTGATAATACCGTGCTCGTGATGGGTGAGACGGGTGTTGGAAAGGAAGGTTTGGTAAAAGCGTTGCATCAACTTTCAAATAGAAGGGGTAAACCTTTTGTTAAGGTAAATTGTGCGGCAATGCCTGTTAGCCTTGTGGAATCTGAATTATTTGGACATGAGAAAGGAGCGTTTACCGGTTCTGTAGAAACAAGACTCGGAAAATTTGAATTGGCTAACGGGGGGACGCTGTTCCTTGACGAAATCGGAGAGCTGCCATTGGAAGTCCAAAGTAAATTATTGAGAGCTATTCAGGAGAAAGAAATTGAACGGGTAGGCGGTCGAACGACCATAAAGACCGATGTGCGCATCATCGCCGCCACGAACCGGGATTTACTTCAGGAGATTGCTGATGGAAATTTCAGACTCGATTTATATTATCGTCTCAATGTGTTTCCGATAACACTTGTGCCCTTGAGGGAAAGAAAACAGGATATCCCTGCTCTGGCAAGCCATTTCCTGAAGATTATGGGGAAGGCATCAGGAAAAGACATCACGCTCAGTGCGTCGGCCTTGAAACAACTTCATAACTACAGCTGGCCGGGTAATATTAGAGAGTTGCAACACCTGATCGAACGACATGTGCTGCTCGCTAAAAGCTCCGTTATTGATTCATTTGAAATGCCCGAACAACTGCCTGGTGCCAGCTTCTCCCAGAGCTCAGATCCAAAAATAAAGACCTTTGATGAAATGGATAAGGAACACATCATTTCCGCGCTAAGAAGGTGTAATGGTAAAATTTCCGGGCAAGGTGGCGCAGGTCATTTGTTACAGCTTCGTCCCACAACACTACGATCCAAGATGAAGCGCTTGGGTATTACATGGCCCATTAAGTAA
- a CDS encoding histidine kinase dimerization/phosphoacceptor domain -containing protein: MCRRLALQILFLTSFFATKAQTIPAEQTSRRIHELSRALKETGTDSSRAKLLLELALCYVYKPGEFSGDLDSAKLLVSEAEQINGRLHDKKTEARAYFVYAAAHREKGDRANGKAYIESSLKIYESISDPANMAEAWVERSRYYSISESAAEIKEMRKCLDKALALFRTTGSRQRQADVLKDLGDLDQILGNAELAMKELNEALSIYKSVGHKSLQGIYDLMGYIFGKKGDLHDAVRFGLLAVKTGEEVKDTTLQMCTIYVRLAVAYAYLSDFDQAIPNANKALSIAIKYNDRSSILVCTEINCLFYSRLGKEAASIESIRQGEAALQKPWSRYDSLHLNLFYVITYVSSKKFEKARPYVDEMERLLKGIQKDVLTFSTFHFLVTYYLNIRQFNKAETTMSDYLSVLVPNNGKRHMARAYLLKSQLDSARGNFKSALVNYQLHKSLTDSILNEASTFQFAQMEVEHETEKKDNDIKLLKQQQIIQEASLQQSLLLRNIVIGGVVALALLSVLLYGRYRTKQGLYKQLQAKQQEVNEKNVELENLVADKDELLIQKEWLVREIHHRVKNNLQIVTSLLTSQMDSTENGAVMDAIRESRNRIEAIAMIHQRLYNTNNYGSIMMPAYVVELVEHLREAYGADGRIVFSLFVDPISLDISVALPVGLILNEAISNAMKHAFPGEIQGTIAVRINKALENKVIIEVEDDGIGFSEKVDGDSVSFGIRLIKGLASDLSGESQMFNGKGTTVRVVFSIDGLLKQNRLVDTTQLF; this comes from the coding sequence ATGTGCCGTAGACTTGCACTGCAAATTCTTTTCCTTACGTCATTCTTTGCTACAAAAGCTCAGACAATTCCTGCTGAGCAAACCAGTCGTCGAATACATGAATTGTCGCGTGCGCTGAAAGAAACCGGGACAGACTCAAGCAGGGCGAAACTTTTACTTGAGCTGGCGCTCTGTTACGTCTATAAGCCTGGCGAGTTCTCGGGTGATCTTGATTCAGCCAAACTATTAGTTAGTGAAGCTGAACAGATCAATGGACGATTGCATGATAAGAAAACAGAAGCGAGGGCGTACTTTGTTTACGCCGCTGCCCATCGTGAAAAAGGCGACCGCGCAAATGGAAAAGCGTACATCGAATCATCGCTGAAAATCTATGAATCGATTTCTGATCCGGCAAACATGGCGGAAGCCTGGGTTGAAAGATCTCGCTACTATTCGATATCGGAATCTGCTGCAGAAATCAAGGAAATGAGAAAATGCCTCGACAAGGCCCTCGCGCTTTTCAGGACTACAGGCAGCAGGCAAAGACAGGCAGATGTGTTAAAGGACTTAGGTGACCTGGACCAGATCCTTGGAAATGCAGAGCTTGCCATGAAAGAATTGAATGAAGCATTGAGTATTTATAAATCCGTTGGACACAAAAGTTTGCAGGGCATTTATGACCTCATGGGCTATATATTCGGAAAGAAAGGAGATTTACACGATGCTGTCCGGTTTGGCCTGCTGGCAGTAAAAACGGGAGAAGAGGTAAAAGACACAACACTCCAGATGTGTACTATCTATGTGCGACTTGCTGTCGCCTATGCGTACCTATCAGATTTTGATCAGGCGATACCCAATGCAAACAAAGCGTTGTCTATAGCTATTAAGTATAACGACCGATCATCCATACTGGTCTGCACGGAAATTAATTGTCTTTTTTATTCGCGGTTGGGAAAGGAGGCCGCGTCCATCGAGTCGATCCGCCAGGGGGAGGCTGCCCTTCAGAAACCGTGGAGCCGGTATGACAGTCTCCACCTTAACCTGTTTTACGTTATCACGTATGTTAGTTCCAAGAAATTCGAAAAGGCAAGGCCATACGTTGATGAGATGGAACGTCTGCTGAAAGGCATTCAAAAAGACGTCCTCACGTTCAGCACGTTTCATTTCCTGGTTACGTACTACCTGAATATCCGTCAATTTAACAAGGCAGAAACAACGATGTCCGATTACCTTTCGGTCCTTGTTCCAAACAATGGCAAGAGGCACATGGCGAGGGCTTATCTATTGAAATCACAACTTGACTCCGCGAGGGGGAATTTCAAGTCCGCGCTGGTGAACTATCAGTTGCATAAGAGTCTAACGGATTCCATACTAAACGAGGCGTCGACATTTCAGTTTGCTCAGATGGAGGTGGAACATGAAACTGAGAAAAAGGACAATGACATTAAGTTACTCAAGCAACAACAGATCATTCAGGAGGCAAGCCTTCAGCAGAGTCTCTTGCTTCGTAACATCGTTATTGGCGGTGTCGTTGCTCTCGCTCTGTTGTCAGTATTATTATATGGTCGCTATCGAACCAAACAAGGACTGTACAAGCAACTTCAGGCAAAACAGCAGGAGGTCAATGAGAAAAACGTTGAGTTGGAAAACCTGGTCGCGGATAAAGACGAATTGCTCATTCAAAAGGAATGGTTGGTGAGGGAAATCCATCACCGCGTGAAAAATAATCTGCAGATTGTTACCAGCTTGCTCACCAGTCAAATGGACTCTACGGAAAATGGAGCGGTCATGGACGCCATCAGGGAAAGCCGGAATAGAATAGAAGCTATTGCCATGATCCATCAAAGACTTTATAATACCAACAATTACGGTTCGATTATGATGCCGGCGTATGTTGTTGAACTTGTCGAGCATCTGCGTGAAGCATACGGAGCAGACGGCCGCATAGTATTCTCTTTGTTTGTGGATCCGATTTCACTGGATATTTCAGTTGCGCTGCCGGTAGGGCTGATCCTGAATGAAGCTATTTCGAATGCCATGAAACATGCCTTCCCCGGTGAAATACAGGGGACCATTGCCGTTCGCATTAACAAGGCTTTGGAAAATAAAGTAATCATTGAAGTGGAGGATGATGGAATCGGTTTTTCTGAAAAAGTGGACGGCGATAGTGTATCTTTTGGCATCCGGTTAATCAAGGGGCTTGCTTCCGATCTCTCCGGTGAAAGTCAAATGTTCAATGGCAAGGGCACGACAGTCCGCGTTGTATTTTCCATCGATGGGTTGCTCAAGCAAAACAGGTTGGTCGATACTACGCAATTATTTTAG
- a CDS encoding Crp/Fnr family transcriptional regulator — protein MYDTLVTYINRHVETPLTSEEIDAIQRVFVPRKFRKRQYFLQEGEVCKHTAFILKGAMRQYTVGDKGEEHIIRLSIENWWATDRESLIKETPSIFFIDAWEETETLIVTKSDLTDLVYNIPTMTRWIRAIDDNFAAATQRRLNAAISLSAEDRYHDLEKNYPEFLQRFPKHIIASYLGINRETLSRINSRGTKK, from the coding sequence ATGTACGACACCCTTGTTACTTATATCAATCGTCACGTAGAAACCCCCCTGACTAGCGAGGAGATTGACGCAATTCAACGTGTTTTTGTGCCTAGGAAATTCAGGAAAAGACAATATTTTTTACAGGAGGGAGAAGTGTGCAAGCACACGGCTTTCATCCTTAAGGGGGCAATGCGTCAGTATACGGTGGGTGATAAAGGTGAAGAGCACATCATACGCTTATCGATTGAGAACTGGTGGGCAACCGACCGTGAAAGCCTGATAAAAGAAACACCTTCAATTTTTTTTATCGATGCATGGGAAGAGACTGAGACGCTCATTGTAACGAAATCTGATCTGACAGACTTGGTGTATAACATTCCGACGATGACAAGATGGATTAGGGCCATTGATGATAATTTCGCTGCGGCAACACAACGAAGGCTTAATGCGGCTATCAGCCTGTCCGCGGAGGACCGTTATCACGATCTTGAGAAAAACTACCCTGAGTTTTTACAGCGGTTTCCAAAGCATATCATCGCATCTTATCTGGGCATAAACCGCGAAACACTTAGCCGTATCAACAGTCGGGGCACTAAGAAGTAG